Proteins encoded together in one Marinobacter sp. Arc7-DN-1 window:
- a CDS encoding quinone-dependent dihydroorotate dehydrogenase — protein MYGVIRNLLFRLPPEQAHNIALSGLDLAQRLGVLSAFAPKIDSLPVNVMGLDFPNPVGLAAGLDKNADHLDALGGLGFGFIEVGTVTPIAQPGNPKPRMFRLPEHRAIINRMGFNNEGLEHLLERVDNRHYKGVLGINVGKNKDTPNDESESDYRKGISAVYTRADYITVNVSSPNTPGLRDLQFGDSLKGLLVAIKDEQLKCEKQHGRYVPVAVKIAPDMDDEGIRFVATALRETGLDGVIATNTTINRDAVAGHRHADEAGGLSGAPVREASLRVIRGLYAELGDSLPIIGVGGIIDGESAAEKIRAGAKLVQVYTGFIYRGPDLIREAVEAIRQVK, from the coding sequence ATGTACGGCGTTATCCGTAACCTGCTTTTCCGGTTACCACCGGAGCAGGCCCACAATATTGCCTTGAGCGGTCTTGATCTTGCGCAACGGTTGGGCGTTTTGAGCGCTTTCGCGCCCAAGATAGATTCATTGCCAGTAAATGTTATGGGGCTGGACTTTCCGAACCCGGTCGGGCTGGCTGCGGGACTGGATAAAAACGCCGACCATCTCGATGCCCTGGGGGGCCTGGGCTTCGGATTTATAGAGGTGGGTACGGTTACGCCAATTGCGCAGCCTGGCAACCCCAAGCCTCGTATGTTCAGATTGCCGGAGCATCGGGCCATCATTAATCGCATGGGTTTCAATAACGAAGGATTGGAACACCTGCTGGAGCGTGTGGATAACCGCCATTATAAGGGCGTGCTCGGAATCAACGTGGGCAAGAACAAGGATACGCCCAACGACGAATCCGAGTCGGACTACCGCAAGGGCATTTCCGCGGTCTATACCCGGGCTGACTATATTACGGTGAATGTATCCTCGCCTAATACACCGGGGCTTCGCGATCTGCAATTCGGTGATTCCCTGAAGGGTCTGCTGGTGGCGATCAAGGATGAGCAGCTCAAATGTGAGAAACAGCATGGCCGGTACGTGCCTGTGGCCGTGAAAATTGCTCCGGACATGGACGACGAGGGCATCCGGTTTGTCGCTACCGCATTGCGGGAAACCGGTCTGGACGGTGTGATCGCGACCAACACCACCATCAACCGCGATGCCGTTGCAGGCCATCGCCATGCCGACGAAGCTGGCGGCCTCAGTGGTGCACCGGTTCGCGAGGCCTCTCTGAGAGTCATCAGGGGGCTTTACGCTGAGCTGGGTGATTCCCTGCCAATTATCGGAGTGGGTGGCATTATTGATGGCGAGAGCGCTGCGGAAAAGATTCGTGCAGGCGCAAAACTGGTGCAGGTGTATACCGGCTTTATTTACCGTGGTCCAGATCTGATTCGGGAAGCGGTGGAAGCCATCAGGCAGGTGAAATAA
- the rmf gene encoding ribosome modulation factor: MKRQKRDMYARAYKRGYLAGVSGKSKESCPLEQAEVRQEWLNGWREGRTDQWEGMTGVSGIHKLANVTTA, encoded by the coding sequence ATGAAAAGACAGAAAAGAGACATGTACGCTCGTGCATATAAGCGGGGTTATCTCGCTGGCGTGTCCGGTAAATCCAAAGAAAGCTGCCCGCTCGAACAAGCGGAAGTCCGCCAGGAATGGCTGAACGGGTGGCGAGAAGGCCGTACAGATCAATGGGAGGGCATGACCGGCGTATCCGGCATCCACAAACTGGCCAATGTTACGACGGCGTGA
- the rlmKL gene encoding bifunctional 23S rRNA (guanine(2069)-N(7))-methyltransferase RlmK/23S rRNA (guanine(2445)-N(2))-methyltransferase RlmL has protein sequence MNQELILSKSVFFVTCPKGVEYLLADELNTFGLDTVRHAPAGVWVEGPLESGYRACLWSRLANRVILHIDEVGATSGDELYDGVVHMDWQQHIPVQGSFRVTFLGQNDAIRNTQYGAQRVKDGIVDRFQANGGPRPSVDAKNPDVTVSARLNRGRLALGIDLSGHSLHMRGYRTDKGIAPLKENLAAALLIRAGWPEIAAAGDFVDPMCGSGTLVIEAAMMALDMAPGRKQERFGFEHWPGHQPDLWLSLRQEAERRAHEGKQGRIPRLAGFDQDSRVIEAAWKNIQRAGLEGVVHIETCPVDALQLEAEWSEQGLVLTNPPYGERLSERKELGALYRALGNTVKRTVPGWRLGVFTGVPEFGKSIGLRSYKQYRLFNGKLPAQLLLFQVDEVSAMTPREPNVPGEVTPRIASEERAAMLRNRLKKNMRTIGQWARKQGIGCYRLYDADMPEFALAIDVYEGRVHVQEYAAPKSVDERSARERLAEALAVIPEALDIERENMVCKQRQRQTGTNQYEKQAASGEFFKVHEYGCVLKVNLKDYLDTGLFLDHRPVRHWIQQHAVNKRFLNLFCYTGAATVHAAVGGASRSLSLDMSKTYVSWAEDNLALNRADPKKHRVEQADCLAWLAERPSADQRFDLIFMDPPTFSNSARMAGVLDIQKDHPRLVRQAMARLSSDGLLIFSNNFRRFRLDEALESEFEVVEVTRDTLDRDFQRNPRIHRCWHIRHKA, from the coding sequence ATGAACCAGGAGTTGATCTTGTCCAAATCTGTCTTTTTCGTAACCTGCCCGAAAGGCGTGGAATACCTTCTGGCGGACGAGCTCAACACGTTCGGGCTGGACACCGTGCGCCATGCACCGGCCGGCGTCTGGGTGGAAGGTCCCCTGGAGAGCGGTTACCGGGCCTGTCTCTGGTCGCGCCTGGCCAACCGGGTGATCCTTCACATAGATGAAGTTGGTGCCACCAGTGGCGATGAGCTCTATGACGGCGTGGTGCACATGGACTGGCAGCAGCACATTCCGGTACAGGGCAGTTTTCGGGTTACCTTCCTGGGGCAGAACGATGCCATCCGCAACACCCAGTATGGCGCCCAGCGAGTCAAGGACGGCATTGTTGACCGGTTCCAGGCCAATGGTGGCCCACGGCCCTCGGTGGATGCCAAAAATCCTGATGTAACTGTATCGGCCCGCCTTAACCGGGGTCGGTTGGCGCTCGGCATCGACCTCAGCGGTCACAGTCTGCACATGCGGGGGTATCGGACCGACAAAGGCATTGCGCCGCTGAAGGAAAATCTCGCAGCGGCTCTGCTGATACGAGCAGGCTGGCCAGAGATCGCCGCCGCCGGTGACTTCGTAGACCCCATGTGCGGCTCCGGCACGTTGGTGATTGAAGCCGCCATGATGGCGCTTGATATGGCTCCGGGTCGGAAGCAGGAACGGTTCGGGTTTGAGCATTGGCCGGGCCATCAGCCTGATCTCTGGCTGTCTCTCCGGCAGGAAGCGGAGCGTCGTGCCCACGAAGGCAAGCAGGGCCGCATTCCCAGGCTGGCCGGGTTTGATCAGGACAGCCGGGTGATTGAGGCAGCCTGGAAAAACATTCAACGGGCAGGGCTGGAGGGCGTTGTGCACATTGAAACCTGCCCTGTGGATGCCCTGCAACTGGAAGCTGAGTGGTCGGAACAGGGACTGGTGTTGACCAATCCCCCTTACGGCGAGCGTCTGAGTGAGCGCAAGGAACTGGGAGCCCTCTATCGGGCTCTGGGCAACACAGTGAAACGGACCGTGCCCGGCTGGCGTCTCGGCGTGTTTACGGGTGTGCCGGAGTTCGGTAAGTCCATTGGTCTGCGTAGTTACAAGCAGTATCGGTTGTTCAACGGGAAGTTGCCGGCTCAGTTGCTGTTGTTTCAGGTGGATGAGGTCAGCGCCATGACCCCGAGGGAGCCCAACGTTCCCGGAGAGGTCACGCCTCGTATTGCCAGCGAGGAGCGCGCCGCTATGCTGCGCAACCGGTTGAAGAAGAACATGAGGACCATCGGCCAGTGGGCGAGAAAGCAGGGCATTGGCTGCTACCGGTTATACGATGCGGATATGCCGGAGTTTGCCCTGGCTATCGATGTCTATGAGGGGCGGGTACACGTTCAGGAGTATGCGGCGCCAAAGTCGGTAGACGAGCGCTCAGCCCGTGAACGCCTGGCGGAAGCCCTTGCGGTGATCCCGGAGGCTCTGGATATTGAGCGTGAGAACATGGTGTGTAAGCAGCGCCAGCGTCAGACAGGTACTAATCAGTACGAGAAGCAGGCGGCCAGCGGTGAGTTTTTCAAGGTGCACGAGTACGGCTGTGTACTTAAGGTGAACCTGAAGGACTATCTGGATACCGGGCTGTTTTTGGATCACCGGCCTGTGCGTCACTGGATTCAGCAGCATGCGGTTAACAAACGGTTCCTGAATCTGTTCTGTTACACCGGTGCAGCGACAGTGCATGCGGCGGTGGGTGGCGCGAGCCGTTCGCTAAGCCTGGATATGTCGAAGACTTATGTCAGCTGGGCTGAGGACAATCTGGCCCTGAATCGCGCCGATCCGAAGAAGCACCGGGTAGAGCAGGCTGACTGCCTGGCCTGGCTGGCGGAGCGGCCATCTGCAGACCAGCGGTTTGATCTGATCTTCATGGACCCTCCGACTTTTTCGAATTCAGCCAGGATGGCGGGGGTACTGGATATCCAGAAGGATCACCCGAGGCTGGTCAGGCAGGCCATGGCGCGGCTGAGTTCCGATGGGTTGCTGATTTTTTCCAACAATTTCCGGCGGTTCAGGCTGGATGAGGCGCTGGAGAGCGAGTTTGAGGTTGTTGAGGTTACGCGGGATACCCTGGATAGGGATTTTCAGCGGAACCCGCGGATTCATCGGTGCTGGCATATTCGCCACAAGGCCTGA
- a CDS encoding outer membrane beta-barrel protein: protein MNTVVRTPLSTALVTALLLASQAALAEETPRADKHYIGLMATTFNHRSIGEGRKETAWGSGGTLVVGGHITDLFHAELRAGGGFKDAEVPNSDLSLAVDYYASWYMGLHYPITNYANVYGQFGFSYIQGKAEISDPGNDRNKAFLDLEGEFPDSGFSVSWLAGLDFEVMDDTYLVFEGGKLFKDTGSDVNTFQFSGGLRYEF, encoded by the coding sequence ATGAACACGGTTGTGCGAACGCCCCTATCCACCGCATTGGTAACCGCCCTGCTTCTCGCGTCCCAGGCCGCTCTGGCCGAGGAAACACCCAGGGCAGACAAACACTACATTGGCCTGATGGCGACCACCTTCAATCACCGCTCCATCGGCGAAGGCAGAAAAGAAACCGCCTGGGGCAGCGGCGGCACTCTTGTGGTAGGTGGCCATATAACCGATCTGTTCCACGCCGAACTCCGCGCCGGCGGTGGCTTCAAAGACGCCGAAGTCCCCAACAGCGACCTCAGCCTCGCCGTGGACTACTACGCCAGCTGGTACATGGGCCTGCACTACCCCATCACCAACTACGCCAACGTCTACGGCCAGTTCGGCTTCTCCTACATCCAGGGTAAAGCTGAAATCAGCGACCCCGGGAACGACCGCAACAAGGCCTTCCTCGACCTCGAAGGTGAATTCCCGGACAGCGGCTTCAGCGTAAGCTGGCTTGCCGGCCTCGATTTTGAAGTGATGGACGACACCTACCTGGTGTTTGAAGGTGGGAAGCTGTTCAAGGACACCGGTTCGGATGTGAATACATTCCAGTTCTCTGGTGGCTTAAGGTACGAGTTCTAG
- a CDS encoding M18 family aminopeptidase, translating to MEHAEFNKDLLKFLNTSPTPWHAVATMKQRLEAAGFQELDERENWSLAQGQGYYVIRNGSSIVAFRTGGKDVTTSGIRMVGAHTDSPCLKVKPNPELRRKGFFQLGVEVYGGALLNPWFDRDLSLAGRVTVLDGDGKVRDTLVDFRKPVAFIPSLAIHLDREANSNRTVNAQTDLPPILMQVPESDTTSFADLLSHQIEAESGLHVRKVLGYELSFYDAREASFVGLRDEFIASARLDNLLSCYIGLQSLLKASGDEAALLVCNDHEEVGSMSAEGAQGPFLTAVLDRWAGPGKARAIARSMMVSADNAHGVHPNYMDKHDENHGPILNQGPVIKVNHNQRYATNSRSAAVYRHISDELGLPHQTFVVRSDMGCGSTIGPLTAGNLGVTTLDIGVPQFGMHSIRELIGTEDGFTLFRVLTEFMQREQVF from the coding sequence ATGGAACACGCTGAATTCAACAAAGATTTATTGAAGTTTCTGAACACTTCCCCCACACCCTGGCATGCCGTGGCGACGATGAAACAACGGCTTGAAGCGGCCGGGTTTCAGGAACTGGATGAGCGGGAGAACTGGTCTCTGGCGCAGGGGCAGGGCTATTACGTGATTCGCAACGGGTCGTCGATTGTGGCGTTTCGCACCGGCGGCAAGGACGTCACCACATCCGGTATCCGTATGGTGGGCGCCCACACTGACAGTCCCTGCCTGAAGGTGAAACCAAACCCAGAGCTGCGCCGCAAGGGTTTTTTCCAGCTTGGCGTCGAGGTTTATGGTGGCGCTCTGCTCAATCCCTGGTTTGATCGGGATCTTTCGCTGGCCGGCCGGGTAACGGTGCTCGATGGGGACGGCAAGGTTCGGGACACCCTGGTGGATTTCCGCAAACCCGTGGCCTTTATTCCGAGCCTGGCCATTCACCTGGATCGTGAGGCCAACAGCAATCGCACCGTCAACGCCCAGACCGACCTGCCGCCGATACTGATGCAGGTTCCGGAAAGCGACACCACCAGTTTCGCTGATCTGCTCTCGCATCAGATTGAGGCCGAATCCGGCCTCCATGTCCGCAAGGTGCTGGGTTATGAACTGAGTTTCTACGATGCCCGTGAGGCTTCGTTCGTTGGCTTGCGGGACGAATTCATTGCCTCCGCCCGGCTGGATAACCTGCTGAGCTGTTACATTGGTCTTCAGTCCTTGCTGAAGGCGTCGGGCGACGAGGCCGCACTGCTGGTATGTAACGATCACGAAGAAGTTGGAAGCATGTCGGCCGAGGGTGCCCAGGGCCCGTTCCTGACTGCCGTTCTGGACCGCTGGGCCGGTCCGGGCAAAGCCAGGGCCATTGCCCGTTCCATGATGGTGTCGGCCGACAACGCCCATGGTGTTCACCCGAATTACATGGACAAACACGATGAGAATCACGGGCCGATCCTGAATCAGGGGCCTGTGATCAAGGTCAATCACAACCAGCGCTATGCCACCAACAGCCGCTCGGCCGCGGTGTATCGCCATATCAGTGACGAGCTGGGGCTGCCGCATCAGACCTTTGTGGTGCGAAGCGACATGGGCTGTGGCAGTACCATTGGTCCGCTGACAGCGGGTAACCTGGGCGTGACCACGCTGGATATTGGTGTGCCCCAGTTCGGGATGCACTCCATCCGCGAGCTGATTGGCACAGAGGACGGCTTCACCCTGTTCCGTGTGCTGACGGAGTTCATGCAGCGTGAGCAGGTTTTCTGA
- a CDS encoding YheT family hydrolase, with amino-acid sequence MDPEPEILSTPDHDELHLDWYRQGSSRLAIVSHGLEGHSRRPYVLGLTRALLREGWDVLAWNFRSCGGVMNHQPRFYHSGATEDLSLVVNRGLADYYEALFMSGFSMGGNLTLLYLGEKGEQVDSRICGAVAYSVPCDLAGSADMLALPSRKIYMQRFLRDLKVKIQEKAEKFPDLIDVSGFDSIRSFHQFDDRYTAPLHGFRDAQDYWAQCSALGRLRDIRVPALMVNAADDPFLSAQCFPESRSVLGAHVRLESPRWGGHVGFVEHGRDGFYWSERRALAFLQALA; translated from the coding sequence ATGGATCCAGAGCCCGAAATACTGTCCACGCCAGACCATGATGAGCTGCACCTTGACTGGTACCGCCAGGGGAGTAGCCGCCTGGCGATTGTCTCCCATGGCCTGGAGGGGCATAGCCGTCGGCCTTACGTTCTGGGCCTGACCAGGGCTCTGCTGCGTGAGGGATGGGACGTCCTGGCCTGGAATTTCCGCTCTTGCGGCGGCGTGATGAACCACCAGCCACGGTTCTATCACAGCGGCGCCACTGAGGATCTGAGTTTGGTGGTTAATCGGGGGTTGGCTGACTATTACGAGGCATTGTTTATGTCTGGTTTCAGCATGGGCGGTAACCTGACGTTGCTCTATCTCGGCGAAAAGGGCGAGCAGGTAGACAGCAGAATCTGCGGCGCTGTTGCTTATTCCGTGCCCTGTGACCTCGCAGGCAGCGCGGACATGCTGGCACTGCCCAGCCGGAAGATCTACATGCAGCGATTTCTTCGGGATCTTAAGGTCAAGATTCAGGAAAAAGCAGAAAAATTCCCGGATCTGATTGATGTTTCCGGTTTTGATTCGATCCGTAGTTTTCACCAATTCGATGACCGCTACACGGCCCCGTTGCACGGGTTCCGGGATGCCCAGGACTACTGGGCCCAGTGTTCGGCGCTCGGGAGGCTCAGGGATATCCGCGTTCCGGCACTGATGGTGAATGCGGCGGATGATCCCTTCCTCTCCGCGCAGTGCTTTCCGGAATCCCGCAGCGTGCTGGGTGCGCACGTTCGGCTGGAGTCCCCGCGCTGGGGCGGGCATGTTGGCTTCGTTGAGCATGGCCGTGATGGTTTCTACTGGTCAGAACGTCGGGCTCTGGCATTCCTTCAGGCATTAGCGTGA